The genomic stretch CTGACCAAGGACGAGGAGTTCATGCTCGCCAAACGTTGGTCGGAGCACCAGGACCCCGAAGCCGCCCACCGTCTCGTAACCTCGCACCTTCGTCTCGTGGCCAAGATCGCCATGGGGTATCGCGGCTACGGCCTGCCGATCGGCGAAGTGATTTCCGAGGGCAATGTCGGCCTGATGCAGGCCGTCAAGAAGTTCGACCCGGACAAGGGTTTCCGACTGGCGACCTACGCCATGTGGTGGATTCGCGCGTCGATCCAGGAATACATCCTGCGCAGCTGGTCGCTCGTGAAGATGGGCACCACGGCGGCGCAGAAGAAGCTGTTCTTCAACCTGCGCAAGGCCAAGAGCCAGATCTCGGCCTTCGAGGAAGGCGATCTGCACCCTGAACACCTCGCCGCCATCGCCACCAAACTGGGCGTCAGTGAGGAAGAGGTCACCAACATGAACCGCCGCCTCGGCGGCGACGCCTCGCTGAACGCACCTCTGCGCGCTGACGGTGAAAGCGAGTGGCAGGACTGGCTGGCCGACGACACGGCCGTGTCCCAGGAAACCCAACTCGCCGAAGACGAGGAAAAGGGCATCCGTATGAGCCTGCTTCAAGAGGCCATGGAGGAGCTGACAGATCGGGAGAAGCACATTCTGACCGAGCGCCGCCTTAAGGACGACCCGGTCACCCTGGAAGAGCTCGCCGGCGAATACGGCGTGTCCCGCGAGCGCGTTCGTCAGATCGAGGTCCGCGCCTTTGAAAAGCTACAGAAGGCCATGCGCGCCGCCGCTGAAGAGCGCAATCTGGTGGATGCGTGATTTGACCCTGGGGGTCGCCTGACGGCGGCCCTCCGGCGTCAGAAAATCAGGACGCCCGCGCCATCTCTGCGGCGGGCGTCATGCGCGCCGTCGCCAGGATCTCTTCGATCGGCCGTGTCAGTCCGGCCTTGGTCACTGCGCCCGACCCCATGAGGGCTTCAAGCCCACCGGCTGCGATCGCCAACTTGGCGTCGCCGGCCTTGACCGCCAAGGTCTTCAAAGTCTGCGCCTGCTGTTGGATGGCGCGCACCGCTTGGGCCGGATCCTGATCGAATTGCGATATGGCGGCAGCCAGAATACGGATCGCTTGGTCCTTGACGTCGATCTTGCCGGCTGCTGCTGAGCCGTCCGCCCGGCGTTTGCGCGCTCCGGAATATTCGCCCGAGTTGAAGCGGCGCCGGTCCGGGCCGACATAGCCGACAGCCTCGACCCAGGGGCGTGATTTCAAAGCGACGTTCTCGACCCGTTTGAACAGATCGCCGATCGTATAGGGCTTGCGCAGAAACTCATGCACGCCGGCGTCGCGCGCGCCCTTGATGGCGGCGGCGGTGGCCTCGTTCGTGATCATGATTATGGGCGCCGTGCGGCAGGCCATGTTCGACCGCCGTATCCGTCGCGCCAGGGCCTCGCCGCTCAGCGCCTCGCCCGCGTGTTCCGTAAAGATGATTCCCGGCTCGACGTCGCGCAGCAATTCCAGCGCGCTTTCCTCGTTGACAGCGACATAGACCTCGCGCGCGCCCAGGCCCTTCATGACGTCGGACAGAAGTCGCGCGGCGGCGACATTCGGTTCAACGATCACGACCCTGCGCACGGCGGGCTCAATGCGGCTCAAGGTTCTGGCGTCGGCGGTGAACAAGGGCTTCTGCTCCGGTTTCAGCCGAAACCTTACGCAGTGCTGGTTAAGGCCCGTTGAATCGAAGCGCCTTTTCGTCTCACCCTTGGAAAGGATCGCGCA from Brevundimonas sp. SL130 encodes the following:
- the rpoH gene encoding RNA polymerase sigma factor RpoH → MAANSTLAVMSPEQGLSRYLTEIRKFPMLTKDEEFMLAKRWSEHQDPEAAHRLVTSHLRLVAKIAMGYRGYGLPIGEVISEGNVGLMQAVKKFDPDKGFRLATYAMWWIRASIQEYILRSWSLVKMGTTAAQKKLFFNLRKAKSQISAFEEGDLHPEHLAAIATKLGVSEEEVTNMNRRLGGDASLNAPLRADGESEWQDWLADDTAVSQETQLAEDEEKGIRMSLLQEAMEELTDREKHILTERRLKDDPVTLEELAGEYGVSRERVRQIEVRAFEKLQKAMRAAAEERNLVDA
- a CDS encoding response regulator, which translates into the protein MFTADARTLSRIEPAVRRVVIVEPNVAAARLLSDVMKGLGAREVYVAVNEESALELLRDVEPGIIFTEHAGEALSGEALARRIRRSNMACRTAPIIMITNEATAAAIKGARDAGVHEFLRKPYTIGDLFKRVENVALKSRPWVEAVGYVGPDRRRFNSGEYSGARKRRADGSAAAGKIDVKDQAIRILAAAISQFDQDPAQAVRAIQQQAQTLKTLAVKAGDAKLAIAAGGLEALMGSGAVTKAGLTRPIEEILATARMTPAAEMARAS